A window of Choloepus didactylus isolate mChoDid1 chromosome 21, mChoDid1.pri, whole genome shotgun sequence contains these coding sequences:
- the VKORC1 gene encoding vitamin K epoxide reductase complex subunit 1 isoform X2, producing the protein MKSEEQPIGLGSARPSRPIARLQGRERAWSYPAPWLVPGERAPPAEPADMGTTWKIPGRARLALCLAGFVLSLYALHVKAARARDQNYRALCDVGTAISCSRVFSSRLPKGTLGLCPAGAEFPGVSRWFSLPGLDPVLRAV; encoded by the exons ATGAAGTCCGAGGAACAACCAATTGGATTAGGGAGTGCGAGACCCAGCAGGCCAATCGCCCGGTTACAGGGGCGGGAGAGGGCGTGGTCGTATCCTGCCCCGTGGCTGGTTCCTGGGGAGCGGGCGCCTCCCGCGGAACCCGCGGACATGGGCACTACCTGGAAGATTCCCGGCCGGGCGCGGCTCGCGCTCTGCCTCGCGGGCTTCGTGCTCTCCCTCTACGCGCTGCACGTGAAGGCGGCGCGCGCCCGAGACCAGAATTACCGTGCGCTCTGCGACGTGGGCACAGCCATCAGCTGTTCGCGAGTCTTCTCCTCCAG GCTGCCTAAGGGGACGCTGGGCCTCTGTcctgctggtgctgagttccctGGTGTCTCTCGCTGGTTCTCTTTACCTGGCCTGGATCCTGTTCTTCGTGCTGTATGA
- the VKORC1 gene encoding vitamin K epoxide reductase complex subunit 1 isoform X1 codes for MKSEEQPIGLGSARPSRPIARLQGRERAWSYPAPWLVPGERAPPAEPADMGTTWKIPGRARLALCLAGFVLSLYALHVKAARARDQNYRALCDVGTAISCSRVFSSRWGRGFGLVEHMLGPDSVLNQSNSIFGCIFYTLQLLLGCLRGRWASVLLVLSSLVSLAGSLYLAWILFFVLYDFCIVCITTYIINVGLTVLSFQGFQGSQGKAKRH; via the exons ATGAAGTCCGAGGAACAACCAATTGGATTAGGGAGTGCGAGACCCAGCAGGCCAATCGCCCGGTTACAGGGGCGGGAGAGGGCGTGGTCGTATCCTGCCCCGTGGCTGGTTCCTGGGGAGCGGGCGCCTCCCGCGGAACCCGCGGACATGGGCACTACCTGGAAGATTCCCGGCCGGGCGCGGCTCGCGCTCTGCCTCGCGGGCTTCGTGCTCTCCCTCTACGCGCTGCACGTGAAGGCGGCGCGCGCCCGAGACCAGAATTACCGTGCGCTCTGCGACGTGGGCACAGCCATCAGCTGTTCGCGAGTCTTCTCCTCCAG GTGGGGCCGGGGCTTCGGGCTGGTGGAGCACATGCTGGGTCCCGATAGCGTCCTCAATCAGTCCAACAGCATATTCGGTTGCATCTTCTACACACTACAGCTGCTGCTAG GCTGCCTAAGGGGACGCTGGGCCTCTGTcctgctggtgctgagttccctGGTGTCTCTCGCTGGTTCTCTTTACCTGGCCTGGATCCTGTTCTTCGTGCTGTATGATTTCTGCATCGTTTGCATCACGACCTATATCATCAATGTGGGCCTGACAGTGCTCAGCTTCCAGGGGTTCCAGGGATCCCAGGGCAAGGCCAAGAGGCACTGA
- the LOC119517116 gene encoding early nodulin-20-like, which translates to MCSTSPKPRPHLGEARHQNSGSQSVLLLGCPLRSSALRRPAHPRPSSTDSPGHPAPGHDHHQAPGATVKTSSVPRRYPTSLSCPVTVVSRHPDPRATPHKSPSPQNLLRPCTTCLSPVFLDNPAPVPTRFTDSHPPEQLREHSDRGLI; encoded by the exons ATGTGCTCCACCAGCCCGAAGCCCCGGCCCCACCTGGGGGAGGCGCGGCACCAG AATTCCGGGTCCCAGTCTGTGCTGTTACTCGGCTGCCCACTCCGCTCCTCTGCACTCCGTCGTCCCGCTCACCCCAGGCCCTCAAGCACGGACAGCCCCGGCCACCCTGCTCCTGGGCACGACCATCACCAGGCCCCTGGCGCCACCGTCAAGACATCCTCGGTCCCCAGGCGCTACCCTACTTCCCTCTCCTGCCCGGTCACCGTTGTTTCTCGGCATCCGGATCCGCGGGCGACTCCCCACAAGAGCCCCAGTCCCCAGAACCTTCTACGTCCCTGTACCACATGCCTATCACCAGTGTTTCTGGATAACCCAGCTCCTGTGCCCACCCGATTCACCGACTCACACCCCCCGGAGCAGCTCCGGGAGCATTCTGATCGTGGACTCATCTGA
- the PRSS53 gene encoding serine protease 53 isoform X2 — MACRRTAGGRVTCSVTCSSMGPSRGLGLLILGVVVFGRGLQTAQQACGQRGPGPPRPQEGDTVPGEWPWLTSVRQQGVHICSGSLVADTWVLTAAHCFEKAAATELDSWSVVLGSLEHEGLSPGAEEVGVTALQLPRAYNHYSQGSDLALLQLAHPVAHTPLCLPQPVHRFPFGTSCWATGWDQSTDGPKTLRNLRLRLISRPTCNCLYNRLHQRPLASPARPGMLCGGAQPGVQGPCQGDSGGPVLCQEPNGHWVQTGIISFASSCAQEDMPVLLTNTAAHSTWLQARAQGAAFLAQSTDAPEISDEDSCVACGSLRGEGPRAGAPSQWPWDARLKHQGKLVCGGALVSEEVVLTAAHCFIGRQTPEEWSIGLGAGPEERGLKQLTLHGAYTHPEGGNDVALLLLAQPVTLGPDLRPLCLPYADHHLPDGEHGWVLGLARQGAGLSFPQTVPVILLGPRACNQLHAAPGNEGIPILPEMVCSSAMDEPPHCEGLSGAPLVHEVRGTWFLAGLHSFGDPCRGPSRPAVFTALPAHEAWVSGLDWQVYFAKEPEPEPEPEAEAGSCPANMSNIPAAADLASPWCWNLAGGPGPGSQQGPVTGQSMETKAGGGRFSKDRDTTNTLLSSRLGKAARPGSSWQGEGREEMGTPKLLLSESWRSTPTPPMV; from the exons ATGGCCTGTCGGAGAACAGCAGGCGGCAGAGTAACCTGCAGCGTAACCTGCAGCAGCATGGGGCCCAGCCGGGGCCTGGGGCTGCTCATCCTGGGAGTGGTGGTCTTTGGAAGAG GTCTTCAAACAGCTCAGCAGG CCTGTGGGCAGCGTGGCCCTGGTCCCCCCAGGCCTCAGGAGGGTGACACGGTACCTGGCGAGTGGCCGTGGCTGACCAGCGTGAGGCAACAGGGGGTCCACATCTGCAGTGGCTCTCTGGTGGCAGACACCTGGGTTCTTACAGCTGCCCACTGCTTTGAAAA GGCAGCAGCAACAGAACTGGATTCCTGGTCAGTTGTCCTGGGTTCTCTGGAGCATGAGGGACTGAGCCCAGGGGCCGAGGAGGTGGGGGTGACTGCCCTGCAGTTGCCCAGGGCCTACAACCACTACAGCCAGGGCTCAGACCTGGCCCTGCTGCAGCTCGCCCACCCCGTGGCCCACACACCCCTCTGCCTGCCCCAGCCTGTCCACCGCTTCCCCTTTGGGACCTCTTGCTGGGCCACTGGCTGGGATCAGAGCACCGATG GTCCCAAGACCCTACGGAATCTGCGTCTGCGTCTAATCAGCCGCCCCACGTGTAACTGTCTTTACAACCGGCTGCACCAGCGGCCACTGGCCAGCCCGGCCCGGCCTGGGATGCTCTGTGGGGGTGCCCAACCCGGGGTGCAGGGGCCCTGCCAG GGAGATTCCGGGGGCCCTGTGCTGTGCCAGGAGCCCAACGGGCACTGGGTCCAGACTGGGATCATCAGCTTTGCATCAAGCTGCGCGCAGGAGGACATGCCAGTGCTGCTGACAAACACTGCTGCCCACAGCACCTGGCTGCAGGCCCGTGCTCAGGGGGCAGCCTTCCTGGCCCAGAGCACAGATGCCCCAGAGATCAGTGATGAGGACAGCTGCGTAG CCTGCGGGTCACTGAGGGGAGAAGGACCCCGGGCAGGAGCCCCCTCCCAGTGGCCCTGGGATGCCAGGCTGAAGCACCAGGGCAAGCTGGTCTGTGGTGGAGCCCTGGTGTCAGAGGAAGTGGTGCTGACTGCTGCCCACTGCTTCATTGG GCGCCAGACTCCAGAGGAATGGAGCATCGGGCTGGGGGCTGGACCAGAGGAGCGAGGCCTGAAGCAGCTCACCCTGCACGGGGCCTACACCCACCCGGAGGGGGGCAATGACGTGGCCCTCCTGCTGCTGGCCCAGCCGGTGACACTGGGCCCCGACCTGCGGCCTCTCTGCCTACCCTATGCCGACCACCACCTGCCTGATGGGGAACACGGCTGGGTCCTGGGGCTGGCCCGCCAAGGAGCAG GCCTCAGCTTCCCCCAGACAGTGCCCGTGATCCTCCTGGGGCCCAGGGCCTGCAACCAGCTGCACGCAGCCCCTGGGAACGAAGGCATCCCCATTCTGCCCGAGATGGTGTGTAGTAGTGCCATGGACGAGCCACCCCACTGTGAG GGCCTATCTGGAGCACCACTGGTACATGAGGTGAGGGGCACATGGTTCCTGGCCGGGCTACACAGCTTTGGAGATCCCTGCCGAGGCCCTTCTAGACCTGCAGTCTTCACAGCGCTCCCTGCCCATGAGGCCTGGGTCAGCGGCTTGGACTGGCAGGTGTACTTCGCCAAGGAACCCGAGCCTGAACCCGAGCCTGAGGCTGAGGCTGGAAGCTGCCCGGCCAACATGA GCAACATTCCCGCTGCTGCTGACTTGGCCTCTCCCTGGTGTTGGAATCTGGCTGGTGGGCCCGGCCCAGGATCTCAGCAGGGCCCGGTCACAGGGCAGAGCATGGAGACaaaggctgggggagggaggttCTCCAAGGACAGGGACACGACAAACACCCTCCTCTCCTCGCGCCTGGGGAAGGCAGCCAGACCTGGGTCCTCTtggcagggagaggggagagaagagatgGGGACACCCAAACTACTCCTGAGTGAATCATGGAGATCAACCCCCACCCCGCCAATGGTCTGA
- the PRSS53 gene encoding serine protease 53 isoform X1, with protein sequence MACRRTAGGRVTCSVTCSSMGPSRGLGLLILGVVVFGRGLQTAQQACGQRGPGPPRPQEGDTVPGEWPWLTSVRQQGVHICSGSLVADTWVLTAAHCFEKAAATELDSWSVVLGSLEHEGLSPGAEEVGVTALQLPRAYNHYSQGSDLALLQLAHPVAHTPLCLPQPVHRFPFGTSCWATGWDQSTDGKCCSNLEPREDTPLAHGRSPKLNSQPSQLPASLPPQSPALSLLPGPKTLRNLRLRLISRPTCNCLYNRLHQRPLASPARPGMLCGGAQPGVQGPCQGDSGGPVLCQEPNGHWVQTGIISFASSCAQEDMPVLLTNTAAHSTWLQARAQGAAFLAQSTDAPEISDEDSCVACGSLRGEGPRAGAPSQWPWDARLKHQGKLVCGGALVSEEVVLTAAHCFIGRQTPEEWSIGLGAGPEERGLKQLTLHGAYTHPEGGNDVALLLLAQPVTLGPDLRPLCLPYADHHLPDGEHGWVLGLARQGAGLSFPQTVPVILLGPRACNQLHAAPGNEGIPILPEMVCSSAMDEPPHCEGLSGAPLVHEVRGTWFLAGLHSFGDPCRGPSRPAVFTALPAHEAWVSGLDWQVYFAKEPEPEPEPEAEAGSCPANMSNIPAAADLASPWCWNLAGGPGPGSQQGPVTGQSMETKAGGGRFSKDRDTTNTLLSSRLGKAARPGSSWQGEGREEMGTPKLLLSESWRSTPTPPMV encoded by the exons ATGGCCTGTCGGAGAACAGCAGGCGGCAGAGTAACCTGCAGCGTAACCTGCAGCAGCATGGGGCCCAGCCGGGGCCTGGGGCTGCTCATCCTGGGAGTGGTGGTCTTTGGAAGAG GTCTTCAAACAGCTCAGCAGG CCTGTGGGCAGCGTGGCCCTGGTCCCCCCAGGCCTCAGGAGGGTGACACGGTACCTGGCGAGTGGCCGTGGCTGACCAGCGTGAGGCAACAGGGGGTCCACATCTGCAGTGGCTCTCTGGTGGCAGACACCTGGGTTCTTACAGCTGCCCACTGCTTTGAAAA GGCAGCAGCAACAGAACTGGATTCCTGGTCAGTTGTCCTGGGTTCTCTGGAGCATGAGGGACTGAGCCCAGGGGCCGAGGAGGTGGGGGTGACTGCCCTGCAGTTGCCCAGGGCCTACAACCACTACAGCCAGGGCTCAGACCTGGCCCTGCTGCAGCTCGCCCACCCCGTGGCCCACACACCCCTCTGCCTGCCCCAGCCTGTCCACCGCTTCCCCTTTGGGACCTCTTGCTGGGCCACTGGCTGGGATCAGAGCACCGATGGTAAGTGCTGTAGCAACCTAGAGCCCAGGGAGGACACTCCACTGGCCCATGGTCGGTCACCCAAACTCAACTCCCAACCATCCCAgctcccagcctccctccctccacagAGCCCAGCCCTATCTCTTTTGCCAGGTCCCAAGACCCTACGGAATCTGCGTCTGCGTCTAATCAGCCGCCCCACGTGTAACTGTCTTTACAACCGGCTGCACCAGCGGCCACTGGCCAGCCCGGCCCGGCCTGGGATGCTCTGTGGGGGTGCCCAACCCGGGGTGCAGGGGCCCTGCCAG GGAGATTCCGGGGGCCCTGTGCTGTGCCAGGAGCCCAACGGGCACTGGGTCCAGACTGGGATCATCAGCTTTGCATCAAGCTGCGCGCAGGAGGACATGCCAGTGCTGCTGACAAACACTGCTGCCCACAGCACCTGGCTGCAGGCCCGTGCTCAGGGGGCAGCCTTCCTGGCCCAGAGCACAGATGCCCCAGAGATCAGTGATGAGGACAGCTGCGTAG CCTGCGGGTCACTGAGGGGAGAAGGACCCCGGGCAGGAGCCCCCTCCCAGTGGCCCTGGGATGCCAGGCTGAAGCACCAGGGCAAGCTGGTCTGTGGTGGAGCCCTGGTGTCAGAGGAAGTGGTGCTGACTGCTGCCCACTGCTTCATTGG GCGCCAGACTCCAGAGGAATGGAGCATCGGGCTGGGGGCTGGACCAGAGGAGCGAGGCCTGAAGCAGCTCACCCTGCACGGGGCCTACACCCACCCGGAGGGGGGCAATGACGTGGCCCTCCTGCTGCTGGCCCAGCCGGTGACACTGGGCCCCGACCTGCGGCCTCTCTGCCTACCCTATGCCGACCACCACCTGCCTGATGGGGAACACGGCTGGGTCCTGGGGCTGGCCCGCCAAGGAGCAG GCCTCAGCTTCCCCCAGACAGTGCCCGTGATCCTCCTGGGGCCCAGGGCCTGCAACCAGCTGCACGCAGCCCCTGGGAACGAAGGCATCCCCATTCTGCCCGAGATGGTGTGTAGTAGTGCCATGGACGAGCCACCCCACTGTGAG GGCCTATCTGGAGCACCACTGGTACATGAGGTGAGGGGCACATGGTTCCTGGCCGGGCTACACAGCTTTGGAGATCCCTGCCGAGGCCCTTCTAGACCTGCAGTCTTCACAGCGCTCCCTGCCCATGAGGCCTGGGTCAGCGGCTTGGACTGGCAGGTGTACTTCGCCAAGGAACCCGAGCCTGAACCCGAGCCTGAGGCTGAGGCTGGAAGCTGCCCGGCCAACATGA GCAACATTCCCGCTGCTGCTGACTTGGCCTCTCCCTGGTGTTGGAATCTGGCTGGTGGGCCCGGCCCAGGATCTCAGCAGGGCCCGGTCACAGGGCAGAGCATGGAGACaaaggctgggggagggaggttCTCCAAGGACAGGGACACGACAAACACCCTCCTCTCCTCGCGCCTGGGGAAGGCAGCCAGACCTGGGTCCTCTtggcagggagaggggagagaagagatgGGGACACCCAAACTACTCCTGAGTGAATCATGGAGATCAACCCCCACCCCGCCAATGGTCTGA
- the PRSS53 gene encoding serine protease 53 isoform X3, whose protein sequence is MACRRTAGGRVTCSVTCSSMGPSRGLGLLILGVVVFGRGLQTAQQACGQRGPGPPRPQEGDTVPGEWPWLTSVRQQGVHICSGSLVADTWVLTAAHCFEKAAATELDSWSVVLGSLEHEGLSPGAEEVGVTALQLPRAYNHYSQGSDLALLQLAHPVAHTPLCLPQPVHRFPFGTSCWATGWDQSTDACGSLRGEGPRAGAPSQWPWDARLKHQGKLVCGGALVSEEVVLTAAHCFIGRQTPEEWSIGLGAGPEERGLKQLTLHGAYTHPEGGNDVALLLLAQPVTLGPDLRPLCLPYADHHLPDGEHGWVLGLARQGAGLSFPQTVPVILLGPRACNQLHAAPGNEGIPILPEMVCSSAMDEPPHCEGLSGAPLVHEVRGTWFLAGLHSFGDPCRGPSRPAVFTALPAHEAWVSGLDWQVYFAKEPEPEPEPEAEAGSCPANMSNIPAAADLASPWCWNLAGGPGPGSQQGPVTGQSMETKAGGGRFSKDRDTTNTLLSSRLGKAARPGSSWQGEGREEMGTPKLLLSESWRSTPTPPMV, encoded by the exons ATGGCCTGTCGGAGAACAGCAGGCGGCAGAGTAACCTGCAGCGTAACCTGCAGCAGCATGGGGCCCAGCCGGGGCCTGGGGCTGCTCATCCTGGGAGTGGTGGTCTTTGGAAGAG GTCTTCAAACAGCTCAGCAGG CCTGTGGGCAGCGTGGCCCTGGTCCCCCCAGGCCTCAGGAGGGTGACACGGTACCTGGCGAGTGGCCGTGGCTGACCAGCGTGAGGCAACAGGGGGTCCACATCTGCAGTGGCTCTCTGGTGGCAGACACCTGGGTTCTTACAGCTGCCCACTGCTTTGAAAA GGCAGCAGCAACAGAACTGGATTCCTGGTCAGTTGTCCTGGGTTCTCTGGAGCATGAGGGACTGAGCCCAGGGGCCGAGGAGGTGGGGGTGACTGCCCTGCAGTTGCCCAGGGCCTACAACCACTACAGCCAGGGCTCAGACCTGGCCCTGCTGCAGCTCGCCCACCCCGTGGCCCACACACCCCTCTGCCTGCCCCAGCCTGTCCACCGCTTCCCCTTTGGGACCTCTTGCTGGGCCACTGGCTGGGATCAGAGCACCGATG CCTGCGGGTCACTGAGGGGAGAAGGACCCCGGGCAGGAGCCCCCTCCCAGTGGCCCTGGGATGCCAGGCTGAAGCACCAGGGCAAGCTGGTCTGTGGTGGAGCCCTGGTGTCAGAGGAAGTGGTGCTGACTGCTGCCCACTGCTTCATTGG GCGCCAGACTCCAGAGGAATGGAGCATCGGGCTGGGGGCTGGACCAGAGGAGCGAGGCCTGAAGCAGCTCACCCTGCACGGGGCCTACACCCACCCGGAGGGGGGCAATGACGTGGCCCTCCTGCTGCTGGCCCAGCCGGTGACACTGGGCCCCGACCTGCGGCCTCTCTGCCTACCCTATGCCGACCACCACCTGCCTGATGGGGAACACGGCTGGGTCCTGGGGCTGGCCCGCCAAGGAGCAG GCCTCAGCTTCCCCCAGACAGTGCCCGTGATCCTCCTGGGGCCCAGGGCCTGCAACCAGCTGCACGCAGCCCCTGGGAACGAAGGCATCCCCATTCTGCCCGAGATGGTGTGTAGTAGTGCCATGGACGAGCCACCCCACTGTGAG GGCCTATCTGGAGCACCACTGGTACATGAGGTGAGGGGCACATGGTTCCTGGCCGGGCTACACAGCTTTGGAGATCCCTGCCGAGGCCCTTCTAGACCTGCAGTCTTCACAGCGCTCCCTGCCCATGAGGCCTGGGTCAGCGGCTTGGACTGGCAGGTGTACTTCGCCAAGGAACCCGAGCCTGAACCCGAGCCTGAGGCTGAGGCTGGAAGCTGCCCGGCCAACATGA GCAACATTCCCGCTGCTGCTGACTTGGCCTCTCCCTGGTGTTGGAATCTGGCTGGTGGGCCCGGCCCAGGATCTCAGCAGGGCCCGGTCACAGGGCAGAGCATGGAGACaaaggctgggggagggaggttCTCCAAGGACAGGGACACGACAAACACCCTCCTCTCCTCGCGCCTGGGGAAGGCAGCCAGACCTGGGTCCTCTtggcagggagaggggagagaagagatgGGGACACCCAAACTACTCCTGAGTGAATCATGGAGATCAACCCCCACCCCGCCAATGGTCTGA